TCGACACGCAACTCATTCTTTCGGAAAGCCTCGCCCCCGGCGCCGAGGCGATGGTCGCGTATCAAGGCACGCATTGGACCGCCGTGAATTTGGAAAATGAAGAGCTGAAACAAGGTACACGCGTGCGTATCGAGCGCACCGAAGGCATCAAGATTTTCGTGCGCCGCGCGCACTAAAAGGAGCACCCCTATGGAGATTTCTTTCGCACTGGTATTTTTGATCGTGGCGGTGATCTTCGCGGTGAGCGCGATCCGCATCGTTCCCCAGCAGAGCGCGTTCGTGGTCGAACGACTGGGTCGTTACTCGCGCACCATGGAGCCCGGACCGCACTTCATCGTGCCGTTCGTCGACCAAATTCGTTACAAACACTCCCTGAAGGAGTTCGTTCTCGATATCCCCGAACAGATCTGCATCACGAAGGATAACGTCTCCGTCGCGATCGACGGGGTCGTGTTCTTCCGTATCGTGGATCCGTTCAAAGCCACCTACGGGATCAACAACTACGCGCAGGGTCTGGTGCAACTGGCGCAAACGACCTTGCGTTCCGAAATCGGTAAATTGGATCTGGATCGCAGCTTCGAAGAGCGTGAACATATCAACCGCGCCGTCGTCATGGCCGTCGAAAACGCGACCGAGCCGTGGGGCGTGAAGATCCTGCGTTACGAGATCAAGTCGATCACTCCCCCGCGCGACGTCCTGGAAGCCATGGAAAAACAAATGCGCGCCGAGCGTGAAAAACGCGCGAAAATTTTGGAATCCGAAGCGGATCGCGATTCGAAGATCAATCGTGCCGAGGGTTTCAAACAAGAAACCATCAAAACTTCGGAAGCCGAAAAAATCCGTCAGATCAACACCGCAGAGGGTGAAGCTTCGGCGATCTTCTCGGTCGCGAAAGCCACGGCCGACGGTTTGCGCGAAATCTCGCTGGCCCTCACCCAGCCCGGCGGCGACCAAGCGGCACGTCTGCGCATGGTCGAAGAGTACATTAAGCAATTCTCGGCCGTCGCCTCGGACGCACGCGCCGTGATCGTTCCCGCCAACGTCAGCGACCCGACCTCGCTCCTCGCGACGATCACGACGGCTTACGATCACTTGAAAGTAAAAGGCTAAGCAGGTGGTCTCCCGGCGCGCCCTCCTTGGGTATGGTTTGGGCGCCGCCGGCTCGCTTCTTCTTCCCGGCTGCGCGACCCGCGCCGTTCGCGGTCCCGCCGGGAAACCTCGCTCTGAATCCATCGCCATCGTCGGTGCCGGTGC
Above is a genomic segment from Pseudobdellovibrionaceae bacterium containing:
- a CDS encoding SPFH/Band 7/PHB domain protein — its product is MEISFALVFLIVAVIFAVSAIRIVPQQSAFVVERLGRYSRTMEPGPHFIVPFVDQIRYKHSLKEFVLDIPEQICITKDNVSVAIDGVVFFRIVDPFKATYGINNYAQGLVQLAQTTLRSEIGKLDLDRSFEEREHINRAVVMAVENATEPWGVKILRYEIKSITPPRDVLEAMEKQMRAEREKRAKILESEADRDSKINRAEGFKQETIKTSEAEKIRQINTAEGEASAIFSVAKATADGLREISLALTQPGGDQAARLRMVEEYIKQFSAVASDARAVIVPANVSDPTSLLATITTAYDHLKVKG